In the genome of Oncorhynchus mykiss isolate Arlee chromosome 30, USDA_OmykA_1.1, whole genome shotgun sequence, the window ttggccagcggtaggcctatagttgcacttgatttgctctctgggcctgccggGTAGGTGAAGTTTTACCTTCACACATGAAATCATTCAAAATGGGAACACGTTGCTTTCCCGGCACTAGGGCtactgaatcaagtgcacctaccaccaacaacatgaaatgaagaaaaaaaaagaatataTAGGAATGCAAGGCTTTATTGTTGGGTTTTTACaaaaatgtttggtgatcgactagtaATGCCTTGGAGAACGACCAGTCGACCGTGATGGactggttggtgaccactgatacCACTGTGACCACTGAAATATTTTtgaagataatgtgtcttgaAGTGTAATTGAGAATGTTGAGGCAAGAAGGGGAGAGGTGTATGGCGAAGACATGGCACGTCTCTCTCTAGAAATCAGGtgctcagctctccagaatgcgcACAGCTTCCTCCCTCCAATTCTTGCTTATTTATTGTTGCATTGTATGAGTTGTTTGTTTACATAAAGTGTCCACTGGTTCAGATTTACCTGCTGCCCTTACTTTACAAGAGAAATGAATGTGTGTCTGCTTCCCATtggcctctctctcccacagggTGATCAACGCGGGGAAGAGCCATCTGAACGAAGACCAGGCGTGctgtgaggtggtggtggtgaggagtAGACCCAGTGCCGGGGGCAACTCCACCTCCAACAGGCCCCCTACCACCCGGAGGAGGTCCTCTCTGCCCAATGGAGAGGGGCTGGGGCTCAGGGAGAACACTGTGAGTAGCCCCACTTTTCCAGATGTAGTCTAATACCCTGAGGCCTTCCCCCTCATTCTATCACATCAGGACCTGTAGACTCTTCTATTCCCCGGCCTCATATCATCCATAGTCTCTTATCCAGTCTGACATATAAGCCTGGTAAGCAAGGCAAAATGAGGCTACAGTCTACTGCCTTCCAGCTACAGCAGTGGTCGCTAAGCCTGGTTCTAGAGCGAGCTGCAGGGTGCGGTGTGCAGGTTTGTGATATTCCAGCACTAACACACAGGATGTGAAGACTGATATTccagcccagctctaacacacTTGACCAtgtcaaatctgtcgttctgcccttgaacaggcagttaacccactgttcctaggccgtcattgaaaataagaatttgttcttaactgacttgcctagttaaataaaggtaaaataaataaaaaattaaatgtcAACTAATCTGCAAAATGATGGTAAGCTGAAAGGGGAGTGTAAGTGATGGATGGGAACAAAAGACTGCAGACAAGTAGATGTGTTCCTGTAGATGACCAGGGTTGTTTCCAGAGCTGCAGACTAGTAGCTGTGTTCCTGTAGATGACCAGGGTTGTTTCCAGAGCTGCAGACTAGTAGATGTGTTCCTGTAgatgaccaggaccagggttggttcCAGAGCTGCAGACTAGTAGATGTGTTCCTGTAGATGACCAGGGTTGTTTCCAGAGCTGCAGACTAGTAGATGTGTTCCTGTAgatgaccaggaccagggttgtttCCAGAGCTGCAGACTAGTAGATGTGTTCCTGTAGATGACCAGGGTTGTTTCCAGAGCTACAGACTAGTAGATGTGTTCCTGTAGAtcaccaggaccagggttggttcCAGAGCTGTAGTATCTACCCCCTCTGCTGTATGTCTAGCCTCCTGTCCCTCTCAACCCGCCCTACTCAGGCCCACTCAAAGCCTACACCAATATACACCTACACAAGTGCCCCATTTAGTCACTTCATCtgacagtgaaataataccagtGTAGAGTCAAGCATGATGTACTGTTTTTGGTATGCTCTGTTGTACACTGCAGACTGCTTGCAAACAATAGTTTTGCAGCTACAGTGGGATATGAAAGTGATTTAGGTACATGAAGTCTAGTGATGTATTTGTATGCATGTGGTTTGTATGCGTTTGTTTTGTTCTACTTAaattcctgtgtgtgtctgtgcatgccgGACCACACAGGTATATTTGATAGGAAGCTTGTGTACATCTCAGAGACTGTGTGTGCTACAGTTTTCAGGTCTACcacagaaaaaagaaaaaaaacggtATATGTTTGTGCTTGGGGAATATCTGTTTCCTTCtgaaatactgtgtgtgtgtgtccaggacgTGGAGCCCGGACTGACCTTCCACTACTGGGGTCTGTTTGACGGCCATGCGGGCTCAGGGGCAGCGGTGGTGGCATCTAAGCTGCTCCAGCACCACATCATAGAACACCTCCAGGAGGTCCTGGATGTCCTGAGGAACCCGGCCCAGCTGGCCCCCATCATCCAGGGGGAAGAGCCCACCAACTACCACCTCACCCCCACCACCCACCGGGGCATCACCAGGGCCGCCTCCCTGCGGGGGGCTGCAGGGGCCCCCGGCTCCCCCAGCCACCCCCCGCCTACCAGGTTCTTCACGGAGAAGAAGATCCATCACGAGAGCATGGTGATGGGAGCCATTGAGAACGCCTTTAAAGAGATGGTGAGTTCAGGGCTATGTTCAGTAGGCGAACATTGTAGATGGAAGTGTAATGAAAACCGTGGATGTGATTCCTTGTTTTATATTTCAGAGACCGGCATATTTGTTCTACATCTATTTCTATCCGAACGACTACGTTGTGGCCTGTTGAACTCCGGTCTGAAGGAACGCATTTTCAATTGTGCTGAGTGACGTTCTGGGAGTAAGGGACTCTACATATATAAACCATGCATTAATTAGACATGAATTATAGCATAAGGGACACCGCAGCATCAATTAAATACAGCACATTCACTTTAAGAGACATCGCAGCACACTTTAACTATCTATTATCTGTTCATTATCTGCTCAATTGATGGACGTTGATCAGCGGCCTCTCGGCAATTACGGTATTTTTTTCTGCCGATTTATATAAGCAGTTGGCATACGGAGATCAACATCGCAACCCACTGGGAATAGGACTAGTAAGCATTGTATGAATGCAGCTTCCTTCTTTATTTCTAATAATAACTGTCTGGTTATTGTACATACAGACATACTCTGCCTATATGTCTGAAGTaggttaattaagcaataaggcacgagggggtgtggtacatccaatcgcaataacatctgctaaacgcatgtatgtgacaaataaaatgttatttatatggccaatatatcatgcCTTAGGGCTGTTCTTAAGTACGACACAACACAGAGTTCctagatacagcccttagccgtggtatattggctatatacagttgaagtctgaattttacatacaccatagccaaatacatttaaactaagtttttcagaagtcctgacattcaatcctagtaaaaattccctgtcttaggtcagttaggatcaccactttattttaagaatgtgaaatgtcagaataatagagagaattatttcagcttttatatctttcatcacattcccagtgggtcagaagtgtacatgcactcaattagtatttggtagcattgcctttacattttttaacttgggtcaaacatttcgggtagccttccacaagcttccgacaataagttgggtgaattttggcccattcctcctgacagagctggtgtaactgagtcaggtttgtaggcctccttgctcacacatgctttttcagttctgcccacaaattgtctataggattgaggccagggctttgtgttgatggccattccaataccttgactttgttgtccttaagccattttgccacaactttggaagtatgattggggtcattgtccatttgtaagacacatttgcaaccaagttttaacttcctgactgatgtcttgagatgttgtttcaatatatccacacaattttcctgactcatgatgccatctattttgtgaagtgcaccagtccctcctgcagcacagcaccctaacaacatgatgttgccacccctgtgcttcagggttgggatggtgttcttcaatttacaagcctccccctttttcctccaaacataacaatggtcattatggccaaacatttctatttttgtttcatcagaggacatttctccaaaaagtacgatctttgtccccatgtgcaattgcaaaccgtagtctggcttttttatggcggttttggtgcagtgggttcttccttgctgagtggcctttcaggttatgtcgatataggactcgttttactgtggatatatatacttttgtacccgtttcctccagcatcttcacaaggtccttttctgttgttctgggattgattgagTGGTTGAAACACgagttttagtgactccaacctaagtgtatgtaaacttctgacttcaactgtaccacaaccccccgaggtgccttattgctatttctaacttgttaccaatgtaattagaacagtacaaatacatgtttaatcatacccgtggtatacggtctgatataccagggctatcagcattcagggctcgaaccacccagtttacaaTGTTTCTTAACTCCAGGTTTGATTTTTATTTGCTCCATCTtcagctgtgtctgtgtgttcttcTGGCAGCTCCTTAGCATTAAGACGAGTGGGTGTCTTAACAGCTGGCTGCCAGTGATAAGGCGTtaccccctctctatctccccatcGCTTTAATCCATTATCTGTGACTGTTCCCTTCAAATCAGCAGCATATGGTGCCAGTCAATCTACAGTAGCGCAATTGGTGGACTTTTCCCTTCCAACCCGCAGGCCCTCCAAAAATGTCTGTGCTGCTCAACATCTGGTTGTGGGGCTGTAAGTGGATGTGTGGACTTAAATTCAGCTCAGTCAGCAGCCCAGTGGTCATACACACGGAGTATCAAAAGGGTGGTCATGACAGGATTGGCCAATGAGGGGTCACGAAGGTTGTGGGTTTTTAGCCCCGTTGTCTAACGTTTTTAATGAGGATTCTTGCTTTTGTCCCTGCTGACTTCAGCTGTTGTTTCCTATCTACACATCTGAGAGAGAGTTCACCTCCTGGTGTCTAGTTAATTGATAACATCTAAGCCTGAAATGCTGATATCTGAGTGCCAAAATGCATTCTGATCTCACCTGTTCCATATAACTGCTGACATTAACATGCATAACTTCAGACAAACCTGGGTACTGCGGTGGTAGCTGTTTCCTCTAcatcaccactagatggcagtgtgCAGCCATTTATTGAGAGTTAGTGTGATTTTTCCCAGCCTATTGTCACTGTCAACCCAATCTATCGAGACTAATAATAATGCACCATACCTCATGCACCTGTACACATTTCTGACTGTCTTTATGCTTAACGATTGTGTTATAATGAAAGTGTGATGTACAAGAATTTAAGATGAAACATCTATATATAAATCCAGAATTTCATCAAATAACAGTACACGGTCATGCCGATACAGTTGAGTGGATGTCACACACATTTTTGGCTTtgattcaacagcagtctattaTGGAGAATTTTAGATGTTAAACCCCGTACCATGATATTCCACACTATTCCGCTCATTCACATACTTGATTTCATAACGTGAATATGCTGCTcttttcttttctccctctctatcgctctcatTCTTTATCTTTGTCACTCTCTCTTCACAGGGACAAGGCAACACTTTTCTGTCCCTCTGCTCCCCCATCTCTTCTCGCTTCTTATTTTAATTAACCTAATTCTCAAATAAATGTAAATCTTTCATCATTATTGGGGTGGTGGTGCAAATTAGCCAGTAACTCTGTCTGACTAGTTTACCCCTCTCTTATCTGGGGTAACCACCAACCACCGGTTCGGAGTCTAGTTCTCAGGCTGACATGAATCACCACATTCCTATGGAAACGGGCCGTGTCTGGAGGAGGCTGCCAGAGCCTgataaacacacagagacaagtaAACATCAAAAAGAAACATGGCTCACGACGGCCTTATCAGCAATCTGTTTACAGAAGGACAGAAATAACAGGGGAAGATCAGATCTTTGGGAAGCCTAGTCTTCCTCTCTGCTGCTCTGGAAATACATGCATTTACCCCACTAAAGCTATAGTCAATTATGCCTGTAATGGGGTAAAAACCCTAATCCTAACTTGTTGTCTTGCATTGACTGTTTGTATGCTTAATTGTGAAATAGTTTTTTTCATTGTGCCTACCAGATGCCATAAGGGAAGAAAGGTGTAGCTAGTTGTTTATGAGGAAAATATTTATTATTGAAGGCTTCCCTCCCTGCAGCCACAGGCGTTTGACAGGATGTATATGTATGCACCGCTACAGATTCAAAACTCACCCTGGGTGAAGGACACGTTTGTTCACGTCGTTCCCCCttcgtaacacacacacacacacaagcacacagacaaacacacacacatctcctgaGAAATGCGTTTCTCCTCCAAGCCGCCAGCAGTGGTGGGAAACGGTTGCTGGCGTGTCACTAGGACCTTGTTACAGGagagttttacacacacacacacacatgcacacaaatgtcagtgaagacacttgccagctggtcagcgcatgctctgagtacacttcctggtaatccgtctggctgtGCGGTCTTGTaaatgttaacctgttttaaaggtcttactctcaTCGTCTATGGAGAGTGTTATcatacagtcgtccggaacagttggtgctctcatacatggttcagtgttgcttgcctcgaagcgagcatagaagccatttagctcgtctggtaggctcatgtcactgggcagctctcggctgtgcttcccgtTATAATCCTCTGTGatcgtttgcaagccctgccacatccgacataCATCACTGGGCCCGAAttccctgccattcaggacctctataccaggcgttgtcagaggaaggccttaaaaagtttcaaagactccaaccaccctagtcatagactgttctctcttctgccgttcatcaagtggtaccggagcatcaAGTCTGGGACCGAAAggcacctgaacagcttctatccccaagccataaaactgctgattagttaatcaaatggctacccggactattgaCATTGACCctgtttttattatttatttcattattttaattgttttgcactgactctcttgcactgactctatgcacactcactagactctactcatacatactacactgacagtccaacacacaaaacacactctcacacacacacacacacagacacactttcacattcttcacatatgctgttgctactctgtttattatatatcctgattgcctagtcacttttacccctacctacatactgtattgcctcaactacctcgtacccctgcacattgattctGTAATGGTACTACTGgtacactgaactaaaatataaatgcaacatgtaaagtgtgggtcccatgtttcatgacctgaaataaaatatgttccataagcacaaaaagcttcttCCTCTCAAATGATGTGTACAAATgttgcatccctgttagtgagcatttctcctttgcccagataatccatccacttaacaggtgtggcatatcaagaagctgaacagcatgattattacacaggtgtaccttgtgctgggggcaaaaggccactctgaaatgtgcagttttgtcacaacacaatgccacagatgtctcaagttgtgaGGAAACGTTTATGGCGTCATTTGGGCGAGCagcttgctgatgtcaacgttatgAACAGAATGCCCTGTGGTGCTGGGGCaatggtatgggtaggcataagctacggacaacgaacacagttgcattttatcaattggaaatttgaatgcacagaaggTGCACGAGGCCCATTGTGATCCCATTTACTTTACGGTATTTGTGACCAAaggatgcatatctgtattcccagtcatgtgaaatccatagattagggcctaattcatttatttcaattggctgatttcctcatgaactgtaactcagtaaaaaaaaaaaaaaattcatttttatttagcaaatatgtcttactttttaactctgcattgttgggaatgggttcgtaagtaagcatttcactgtaaagtctacacctgttgtattcggccctatacaattttatttgacacaaaccacacacgcacacagtcttGTAAAAGTAACCGTGTGTGTTTTCCACAGCGGACTACATGCTAGGGACAGAGTACATGTATTAGCGTGCACTATTTCTTCACTCTTAACATATCTCTAGAGATCATGACATTGCTGTAACGCAGGACACACATTTTCACTCATCAATTCCTGGTCTGGACCCGTATTCATACAGCCAGTGTCACAGTAGGATTGTTGACCCTGCGATAGACGAGCATCCTATCCAGGGGGGTGTACAATGTACATCAAGCTGcttcacgctacagaaacaggagattggCTGCTGCCCTATCAGCTGTTCTTGCTCGGACAAGGCTACATACTCTGGTTTGTGCTTCAAACCATTTTAACTTCTCCACGACTCTCACTTGTATAGAGTAGAAAGGGTTAACGTGTGAAATAGTACATCATTTTGGTGGAGCTATAGGTAGGttggttacatttttttaatgttaGCTTTTTTGATGAATTCAGTGACAGATTAATTATTCACCTTATTAATGAATTAACATCATGGATTTTAAAAATAATTTTCTCTGTTTTAATTAGTGCTAAATTAATCAACCTAATTAAGCCGTGTAATAACGAGTACTCCCTCAAACCTCCCCTCATCTTTAGGTTTTCATTTATTGTTTTTGCTCCTGGACATAATGCTCTTACTGtgattggaccccaggaagagttgctacTGCCTTGGTATCAGCTAATCGGGAACTATTATAAATGCAAACGTTATATATGGTATGTTACTGTAGCAAGGACTTTAATCCACATCAGGTCCTTCTTTCGTGCTACTTTGTAATTGGAAAATATATGTTTAGAGACCAAGCTTTTTTGCTGTGTGTATACTTATGTGTTTGGTTGTTTGGTTGTGTTTTCAGGATGCCCAGATTGAGAGAGACAAGGCTGTGTTTAACATCTCAGGAGGCTGTACTGCTCTGTGTGCACTCTTTTTATTGGGAAAGCTCTATGTTGGAAATGCCGGGGACAGCAGGTGAGACACACGCACACGGGTGGATTTCGATGAGTAAAATATGTCTGGTGAGATCCATCTCTCTCAACTTTTCTGTTTACACTAGCCTTGGATGTGGTGTGGCCAAAGCCACATTCCGGCTTCAGGTTTGAGTTCAGCTATTAGCATACTGTAATAGTATATAGACAAACAAAATAAGGATACCAATTCAAACTATACAGGAGCTTCTCATCTAAACCACATTGCACATAGTGGTGCACACTTGATTAATATAATGATTCACAAATGTGTGGTTATTTTAAAAAGCCTTTAACTTGCAATTTGGCTAACAGAGAAAACATGCTGTCTACTAGTATTAAGGTCATTCTTGCAGGGACATGTGGTGTGGGAGAGCCATtgtatttacacacacactaacagaaaTAAACACATGTTGTTTTGTTGCTTTGCCCTTCAGAGCGATCATTATCCAGGGTGGAGAGGTCATCCCCATGTCTACAGAGTTCACACCAGAGTCAGAGAGGCAACGCCTGCAGTTCCTGGTAAGAGGAAGAATTAAACTACTGTATCACAAAACATGACCACAAAGTCACTACATATGTATAAGAACTTGATGTCAAGTGTAAGTAACCTTATGTCTCACTCATTATGTAAATGTAGTTTTGTcattattttaaactgcaaaaatGTTCTGCTCTATTGTTTGAGTCAATGCTCCTCACAAACGGTTTCCTAGATCTAGCTAAATGCCTGAAAGGGACATCATAAGTCCATGTCCCAGGTCATTTGTTGTGTAGATCCAGTTATTGACCTCAACCCTAATGATCATATACAGTATTTTAGACCAAACAAACTATTGTAGTTTTTTCTTCATCAAATATTTAGCAGCCATCATTTTTTGGGGTTTCAAATAACTTGCATATATTCAAATACCtttaaatattattatttgtttttctgagAGGTATTCAGGATACTTTTAAATGTTAATTGTTTTTCTGAGACCTTTATTTGAATATCAAGGGAAATAATTGCCTTCAGTTGATTCTCTATATTCGACTACATTTTTGAGAACTTTGAATATTGTATTGTTGATATTTGGAAAGAAACTACAAAATGCTAATATTTTTTGCTCAGGTCTGCGTAATAGCTCCCACAGTTCCCGGTAAGTGGAGGAACTCGACTACAACCCCCTGAATCATAGCGAACTTTAGCTGTGCTTGACTGgagcaatggaaccaatagactAGTCGCAAAAGTGCAATCCCCAGCCATCTAACATTCCAGGCAGAGAAAACgatcaaagtatttgaaagatttcaaataatatttgaacccaggtctgctctgTTCTTATTAAGCACAGCTGTCAGTTATCACAACATATGACTCCCTGTACAGACAGTAACTAGGCTGAACTCTCCTGCCTGGTGTCTTGGTTGGTTTAATAGACTGTGTGATTGAAATGCCCAGTGGATAGGAAGgcaatctcctctctctttctccctctctctcttctctctgtaaaGGCCTACATGCAGCCGCACCTGTTAGGAGGCGAGTTTACACATCTGGAGTTCCCGAGACGTGTACAGAGGAAGGAGGTGGGGAAGAGGATGCTTTACCGGGACTTCACTATGTCTGGCTGGTGGGTATCTATTTATCTGTCTAGTCTGTCTCTACccaactgtctctctgtgtctgtctttctttccacCAGTGGTTTGTTTGATTACTGGAACTGAAGTAATGAGGGCCTTGGTCCTCTCATTAGAATAAGTTAGACCGATGCTGCATTTAGGAAATCATCCTACCCCACCATTTTACCATAGTCATGAGATCCATAATCATTAGATCATTCAAATTAGGCATCTTTGCATGAATTGTCATTGGAACTTTACAGTTTGCAATTTCACAAGCAACTACACAGTACTATTGAAATAATGTCCTTTGTCCGCAATCACTTTGACTATCTGAAACTCTCATTCTCATCCATGGCACTCAGTAAAGCTGATTGACAGGGAATGCTCTGATAGACCCAGACATTCTGTGTTGTCTGTATGAATGACGGGGAATGCTCTGATAGACCCAGACATTCTGTGTTGTCTGTATGAATGACAGGGACATTTCAGCTCATCAGTGATCTGGACAGAACTAGGGCCCATCACAGCTCCACATCATCTTTGCTACAGAGGCAGACTGAAGGGAGGAGTGAACGAGCAAGAGGTGATTGAGGGGAGGTTTATTGGTGCTGGAGCGTTTCTCAATGCAGTTCTGTCTGTGTGCTTTTAAGATGTGCCGAGGTAGAGCCGTGCTGCTCCTTATTGAATCCAGAACTGAGGATCTGTCTCACTGACTCAGACATGCCTGTGATGTATTTTTAAACAGATTCCTTTAAAAGTGGCCTCTTCTTAGGACTACAACTGGCCACTAGTGTACCATAACAGACAAAAGGACGTaactgcatttgtgtgtgtgctccctcactccttccaccacctcctccctctcatgCCCAGTTGGCAGTGAGCTGGGCTGTGAGTTGATAGTGCAGATGGGGGGGTTGTTAAGGATGGCAGGCGGTGGTGTTTCAGGGCTGTGTTCTGTTGATGGATGTTTAGCAGCATGCATGTTCTACAtgttcaaacacccggctcacaGTGGAGGGAgaccaggagggagggagagagagagggagcaggagatcAAGGGACTCAAGCTGTCTCACTGGACTCCTGTTCTCTgagacaaaggagaggagagaggggtgaatcCTAGAACGTTCATCATTGTCACACATTTATTTACTGCTCTCTTTTGTCTTTCTCgctcttccttctccctctccacatGCACTCCCCTCTTTCTTGCCTACGATGGCAGTGTGATGTAAATAGTCTATTTTTTGAGAGATACTGTAGGCCCACACCCCTGTCCACTTTGGCCCTGTTTTTAATTCTGAACGCACACTGCATCGATTTAtagtctatcaaacttgggcaAACGGTTGTCTTAAGGTTTGCCTTTACTCTCTAATATCGCAATCTGTCTGACTGCATACATGACTGACTGCAGCTGACGGCCCCTCAATGTCACCCCACAGtttattgatgtgtgtgtgtgtaagtgcctgtgtgtgtttgagtcgTGGTTTCTATACTGAGCACGTAactctaatgtctctctctatcaccccaGTACACTGAGCAGTGGCCCTGCCCACTCGTAAGAGATGAGATCACTGCTCTCctgcccatctctccatctctcatcaccAGCAGAGTGGAGGATACAGGCTAGCAGTTACTACAcccaccacctctcctcccctctcctctgtcacacACTACAGTGTGGTTGTCTGAAATAGACCACCACACTGTATAAAACCATGGTCTAATGAACAATGAAATCCACACACTGGTACATGCTCCCAGGGGTAGGTTCATTGGACAATATTTCAACCCCAAGCTGAGTCTTCGTCAGGAAAATGAGCCTGTGAATGTCTGGTGCTGTTTGCAGCGACCATAGTGTTGTCCCTGACAGTCCCAGAGGTATGAGTGGGAGCAGGTATTATAAGGGGATTAATGTGTGTATGTCACGCTGTCACAAATGCTTTATCTCCAGCTAGACAGAGCGAGACCGAGCTCTGAGACTGGGAGCATCCTGGTAAAACACTAACTTCACTGGGAGTCTGACTCAGTCCCCATAGGGACTAGTCTGAAGATGTCTGCTAGATGTCCTTTGAAATCATAAAGGCTGCTGGGGCTTTTCAGTATAAAGCTTTATGTTTTTGTAGGTGAAATGATGGAATGAAAATAACCCTACAGAATGAGTCAGAAAGGACCATAGATCATATTTAAGTGCTAAAGTGAAGGACAGTATTTCTGTGCTCAGCCTTACACGTTTGTATAACACTAGATGGATACTGAAGATAGATGGATACTGTGGATGGGATGGA includes:
- the LOC110521387 gene encoding protein phosphatase 1H, with translation MLTRVKSAVANFMGGMMAGSSNSEPLGGSDLPLKYPYTRPEFLGLSPDEIECSADHIARPILILKETKRLPWATGYAEVINAGKSHLNEDQACCEVVVVRSRPSAGGNSTSNRPPTTRRRSSLPNGEGLGLRENTDVEPGLTFHYWGLFDGHAGSGAAVVASKLLQHHIIEHLQEVLDVLRNPAQLAPIIQGEEPTNYHLTPTTHRGITRAASLRGAAGAPGSPSHPPPTRFFTEKKIHHESMVMGAIENAFKEMDAQIERDKAVFNISGGCTALCALFLLGKLYVGNAGDSRAIIIQGGEVIPMSTEFTPESERQRLQFLAYMQPHLLGGEFTHLEFPRRVQRKEVGKRMLYRDFTMSGWAYKTIEDDDLKFPLIYGEGKKARVLATIGVTRGLGDHELKVHDSNIYIKPFLSCCPEVKVYPLTQYEHGVDDVLVMGTDGLWDVLSNQDVAEAVTGFLANCGPDDQYRYTMAAQDLVMRARGVLKDRGWRIANERLGSGDDISVYIIPLRYGNLQT